From one Nocardioides sp. Kera G14 genomic stretch:
- the pyrF gene encoding orotidine-5'-phosphate decarboxylase, whose translation MGLSFGARLHAAIEQRGPLCAGIDPHASLLAEWELPDTVEGLERFALTAVEGLAPHVSVIKPQSAFYERFGSRGIAVLERVIAESRSAGALVLLDVKRGDIGSTSQAYADAYLDPASPLASDAITLSPYLGFGSLDPFVDTARRFDAGLFVLGLTSNKEGPEVQRSTTDTGESVAARIFGHLAALNAGETPLGSFGAVVGATVGDAGTDLDFNGPILAPGFGEQGGTVADIRRIFGDLTVLPSSSRGLLREGPAATRLAEAARRTNEALTA comes from the coding sequence ATGGGTCTGTCGTTCGGAGCCCGGCTCCACGCCGCGATCGAGCAGCGCGGGCCGCTGTGTGCCGGCATCGACCCGCACGCGAGCCTGCTGGCCGAGTGGGAGCTGCCCGACACCGTCGAGGGGCTGGAGCGGTTCGCGCTGACGGCCGTCGAGGGCCTCGCTCCGCACGTCAGCGTGATCAAGCCGCAGAGCGCCTTCTACGAGCGCTTCGGCTCGCGCGGCATCGCCGTCCTCGAGCGCGTCATCGCCGAGTCGCGGTCGGCCGGCGCCCTCGTCCTCCTTGACGTCAAGCGTGGCGACATCGGCTCCACGTCGCAGGCGTACGCCGACGCCTACCTCGATCCCGCCAGCCCGCTCGCCTCCGACGCCATCACCCTGAGCCCCTACCTCGGGTTCGGCTCCCTCGACCCGTTCGTCGACACGGCGCGCCGGTTCGACGCCGGCCTCTTCGTCCTCGGGCTGACCTCCAACAAGGAGGGCCCGGAGGTCCAGCGCTCGACGACCGACACGGGGGAGTCCGTGGCAGCGCGGATCTTCGGCCACCTTGCCGCGCTCAACGCGGGCGAGACGCCCTTGGGGTCGTTCGGCGCCGTGGTCGGCGCGACCGTGGGGGACGCGGGCACGGACCTCGACTTCAACGGCCCGATCCTCGCGCCCGGCTTCGGCGAGCAGGGCGGCACCGTGGCGGACATCCGCCGGATCTTCGGCGACCTGACGGTCCTTCCGAGCTCGTCGCGCGGCCTGCTACGCGAGGGGCCCGCCGCAACACGTCTCGCCGAGGCGGCACGACGCACCAATGAGGCGCTGACGGCATGA